The Planococcus donghaensis genome contains a region encoding:
- a CDS encoding MgtC/SapB family protein, whose product MEFFSALEVSSLETFFKLLIAALLSLVIGLERELKRKPVGLKTSIVISTFSCLITIISIESAYIAQGSEYDNVNITMDPLRLASQIVSGIGFLGAGVILKRGNDSISGLTTAAMIWGAGGIGIAVAAGFYIEAITAVLIVLFAIEVLPPLLFKFGPTRLKMVEANIKVVVTERSAIREVLDELKAGGSIVESLSITHSDKESSFSFHELAIRMSVSHDKDTIDLYQELSDMEKVKEVEIELI is encoded by the coding sequence ATGGAGTTTTTCAGCGCATTGGAAGTTTCTTCATTAGAAACTTTTTTCAAGCTACTAATAGCAGCTCTTTTAAGTTTAGTAATTGGATTGGAAAGAGAATTAAAGCGTAAACCTGTTGGATTAAAGACCAGCATCGTTATTTCTACGTTTAGTTGTTTAATCACAATTATCTCAATTGAATCTGCCTATATTGCACAAGGCAGTGAATATGATAATGTTAATATTACAATGGACCCTCTACGTCTAGCCTCACAAATTGTTTCAGGTATCGGATTTTTAGGAGCCGGCGTCATTTTAAAACGCGGAAATGATTCGATATCAGGTTTGACGACGGCTGCTATGATTTGGGGAGCTGGTGGCATTGGCATTGCTGTGGCAGCAGGATTTTATATTGAAGCTATCACAGCTGTGCTGATTGTTCTTTTTGCAATAGAAGTTTTACCTCCCCTTCTTTTTAAATTCGGACCGACCCGACTAAAAATGGTCGAAGCTAACATTAAAGTGGTGGTAACTGAACGTTCGGCCATTCGGGAAGTGTTAGACGAATTAAAAGCAGGCGGATCTATTGTAGAAAGTTTATCGATTACCCACTCAGATAAAGAGAGTTCTTTTTCTTTTCATGAGTTGGCAATACGCATGTCTGTTTCTCACGATAAGGATACCATTGATCTTTATCAAGAGTTATCAGATATGGAAAAAGTAAAAGAAGTTGAAATTGAATTGATTTAA